A genomic segment from Mustela lutreola isolate mMusLut2 chromosome 15, mMusLut2.pri, whole genome shotgun sequence encodes:
- the MRPS23 gene encoding small ribosomal subunit protein mS23, translating into MARSRLETVGSVFSRTRDLIRAGVLNEKPLWFDVYNAFPPLREPVFRRPRLRYGKAKAAIQDILYPEDRIRAKFYSAYGSGQRAFDLFNPNFKSTCQQFVEKYIELQKLGETDEEKLFVETGKTLLAAGVILRRVGETRTQKEGSHISWESEPTGVKPQTVLEKKQPLQEVPQDQRLETSEEQPKGLSPP; encoded by the exons ATGGCGAGGAGCCGGCTGGAGACCGTGGGGAGTGTTTTCTCGCG GACTCGGGACCTGATTCGGGCTGGGGTGTTGAACGAGAAGCCCCTGTGGTTTGACGTATATAATGCCTTTCCCCCACTGAGAGAGCCCGTCTTCCGGAGGCCCCGCTTGCGATATGGCAAAGCCAAAGCTGCCATCCAGGACATCTTGTACCCCGAGGATCGGATTAGAGC gaAATTTTATTCAGCCTATGGATCTGGTCAGAGAGCTTTTGATCTGTTCAATCCAAACTTCAAGTCTACCTGTCAACA GTTTGTGGAGAAGTACATTGAGCTACAGAAACTTGGAGAAACTGATGAAGAGAAGTTATTTGTGGAAACAGGGAAGACTTTATTAGCAGCAGGTGTCATTCTGAGAAGAGTAGGAGAAACAAGGACT CAAAAGGAAGGTAGTCACATTTCCTGGGAATCTGAACCCACGGGTGTCAAACCTCAAACAGTAttggaaaaaaaacagcctcttcaagaAGTTCCCCAGGATCAGCGTTTGGAGACATCTGAAGAACAGCCAAAAGGTCTCTCACCTCCCTGA